The following are encoded in a window of Actinomyces oris genomic DNA:
- a CDS encoding alpha-amylase family protein, with translation MSAATSLPPSLNDIVFHVLDPLEAVERDIFLTRAEAWYPDLLDGLTTLYGDAAEEEVLNLLALAARAYAERDYELRRLDLARTLDPAWAQHPGRVGYAAYTERFAGTLRGVEDRIDYLRELGVTYLHLMPLLTPRPGDSDGGYAVADYRTVRPDLGSMEDLEHLAGELRAEGISLVVDLVLNHVAAEHEWAARARAGEQRYRDYFLIFPDRTEPDAYERTLPEVFPDFAPGNFTWDDGVGGWVWTTFNSFQWDLNWRNPHVMAEFAGIVLDLANRGVEVLRLDAIAFTIKRKGTDCQGQPEVHAITEVLRALTRIVCPAVDLKAEAIVAPTELLQYLGQGKYTGKVSDLAYHNSLMVQIWSMLAARDTTLAVEALQNLPVEPSTATWITYLRCHDDIGWAIDDDDAAAVGLSGYDHRSFLADWYSGEYPTSDAAGLVFQHNPATGDRRIAGTAASLIGIEAADQAWEGVTDETPEHEAEALWTWREERIHALRMAHAIVYGWGGIPVLWSGDELAQPNDPNWDTEPGHEADSRWAGRPRLDEARLANRRDRSTVEGRVFTDLAHMAQVRAGLPQLDAAVRTQVQDVDDPGVLVTYRDHPRGSFVGVYNVTPQWRSVAAYQLARLGVMGATDALTDTVPFGSTTLDGAGDGRVPVPPYAAWWLVRPTD, from the coding sequence ATGAGCGCCGCCACTTCCCTCCCGCCATCCCTCAACGACATCGTCTTCCACGTCCTGGACCCGCTTGAGGCCGTGGAGCGGGACATCTTCCTCACGCGCGCCGAGGCCTGGTACCCCGACCTTCTCGACGGGCTCACCACCCTCTACGGCGACGCCGCCGAGGAGGAGGTCCTCAACCTGCTGGCCCTGGCCGCCCGGGCCTACGCGGAGCGCGACTACGAGCTGCGCCGCCTGGATCTGGCCCGTACCCTCGACCCCGCCTGGGCCCAGCACCCGGGCCGTGTCGGATACGCCGCCTATACCGAGCGCTTCGCCGGCACCCTGCGCGGCGTGGAGGACCGCATCGACTACCTGCGCGAGCTGGGCGTCACCTACCTCCACCTCATGCCCCTGCTCACCCCGCGCCCTGGCGACTCCGACGGCGGCTACGCGGTCGCCGACTACCGCACCGTGCGCCCGGACCTGGGCTCCATGGAGGACCTTGAGCACCTGGCCGGCGAACTGCGCGCCGAGGGCATCTCCCTGGTGGTGGACCTCGTCCTCAACCACGTCGCCGCCGAGCACGAGTGGGCGGCGCGGGCCCGTGCCGGCGAGCAGCGCTACCGCGACTACTTCCTCATCTTCCCTGACCGCACCGAGCCCGACGCCTACGAGCGCACCCTGCCGGAGGTCTTCCCGGACTTCGCCCCCGGCAACTTCACCTGGGACGACGGTGTGGGCGGCTGGGTGTGGACCACCTTCAACTCCTTTCAGTGGGACCTCAACTGGCGCAACCCCCACGTCATGGCCGAGTTCGCCGGCATCGTTCTGGACTTGGCCAACCGCGGCGTCGAGGTGCTGCGCCTGGACGCCATCGCCTTCACCATCAAGCGCAAGGGCACCGACTGCCAGGGCCAGCCCGAGGTCCACGCCATCACCGAGGTCCTGCGCGCCCTGACTCGCATCGTCTGCCCCGCCGTCGACCTCAAGGCCGAGGCGATCGTCGCCCCCACTGAGCTCCTCCAGTACCTGGGCCAGGGCAAGTACACCGGCAAGGTCTCCGACCTGGCCTACCACAACTCCCTCATGGTCCAGATCTGGTCCATGCTCGCCGCGCGCGACACGACGCTGGCCGTTGAGGCCCTCCAGAACCTGCCGGTCGAGCCCTCCACCGCCACCTGGATCACCTACCTGCGCTGCCACGACGACATCGGCTGGGCCATTGACGACGACGACGCGGCCGCCGTCGGCCTGAGCGGCTACGACCACCGGTCCTTCCTGGCCGACTGGTACAGCGGCGAGTACCCCACCTCCGACGCCGCGGGCCTGGTCTTCCAGCACAACCCGGCCACCGGGGACCGGCGCATCGCCGGGACGGCCGCCTCACTCATCGGGATCGAGGCCGCCGACCAGGCCTGGGAGGGCGTCACCGACGAGACCCCCGAGCACGAGGCCGAGGCGCTGTGGACCTGGCGCGAGGAGCGGATCCATGCCCTGCGCATGGCCCACGCCATCGTCTACGGCTGGGGCGGCATCCCCGTCCTGTGGAGCGGGGACGAGCTCGCCCAGCCCAACGACCCCAACTGGGACACTGAGCCCGGCCACGAGGCCGACTCACGCTGGGCCGGTCGCCCCCGACTCGACGAGGCCCGGCTGGCCAACCGCCGCGACCGCTCCACCGTCGAAGGACGCGTCTTCACCGACCTGGCGCACATGGCGCAGGTGCGCGCCGGCCTGCCCCAGCTCGACGCCGCCGTGCGCACCCAGGTCCAGGACGTCGACGACCCCGGGGTGCTGGTGACCTACCGCGACCACCCGCGCGGCAGCTTCGTGGGCGTGTACAACGTGACGCCGCAGTGGCGTTCGGTGGCCGCCTACCAGCTCGCCCGGCTCGGGGTCATGGGGGCCACCGACGCCCTGACTGACACGGTCCCCTTCGGCTCCACCACGCTGGACGGGGCGGGGGACGGGCGCGTGCCCGTGCCGCCCTACGCCGCCTGGTGGCTGGTGCGCCCCACGGACTGA
- a CDS encoding winged helix-turn-helix transcriptional regulator, which yields MSRAEGLMAERREAARGGVSSARSVAAARGADTSSVEGAMELFSGESGDTVPQESAPCCEVPAAEGTQAPVFDFDILSPACPSRTVLRHVVDRWTPLVVTVLADGPSRFGELRARVGGVTPKVLTQTLRSMERDGLVTRTQLPGVPPRVDYELTDLGRSLQAPIDALRTWIHTHSAQILAHRESYDAVES from the coding sequence GTGTCACGAGCTGAGGGGCTGATGGCTGAGCGGCGGGAGGCGGCACGAGGCGGCGTCAGCAGTGCGAGGAGCGTTGCCGCCGCTCGCGGTGCCGACACCTCGAGTGTGGAGGGCGCGATGGAGCTGTTCTCAGGCGAGTCAGGAGACACTGTTCCTCAGGAGAGCGCCCCATGCTGCGAGGTTCCAGCCGCGGAGGGAACTCAGGCGCCGGTCTTCGACTTCGACATCCTCTCGCCCGCCTGCCCGTCGCGCACGGTGCTGCGTCACGTCGTTGACCGCTGGACCCCGCTGGTGGTCACGGTCCTGGCCGACGGGCCGAGCCGCTTCGGGGAGCTGCGCGCGAGGGTCGGCGGGGTGACGCCCAAAGTCCTCACCCAGACGCTGCGATCCATGGAGCGCGACGGCCTGGTGACGCGCACCCAGCTGCCGGGTGTGCCGCCGCGGGTCGACTACGAGCTGACCGACCTGGGCCGCAGCCTCCAGGCGCCTATCGACGCGCTGCGCACCTGGATCCACACCCACTCAGCCCAGATCCTGGCCCACCGCGAGTCCTACGACGCCGTCGAATCCTGA
- a CDS encoding NAD(P)-dependent oxidoreductase translates to MKIAVIGGTGMVGSATVTEAAGRGHEVVSASRSGRHAEGAAQDVTLTLADTQAVVDLINNSDATVITVSAGRGESAQPVIDAHRALIAAAPTGRTIVVGGAGSLLTPDGTRLVDTPGFPEEYKPEAQAFTEILDLYREAGSTLTWTFLSPAPEFTDKPRTGTYTEGTDQPAGSEISVADFAVALVDEAEKDAHRGHRWTIANA, encoded by the coding sequence ATGAAGATCGCCGTCATCGGAGGAACCGGCATGGTTGGCTCGGCCACCGTCACCGAGGCCGCCGGCCGCGGCCACGAGGTCGTCTCCGCTTCGCGCTCGGGCCGTCACGCCGAGGGAGCCGCGCAGGACGTCACTCTCACCCTGGCCGACACGCAGGCCGTCGTCGACCTCATCAACAACTCCGACGCCACCGTCATCACCGTCTCCGCCGGCCGCGGGGAGTCCGCCCAGCCCGTCATCGACGCCCACCGCGCCCTTATCGCGGCGGCCCCCACCGGCCGGACCATCGTCGTCGGCGGCGCCGGCTCCCTGCTCACCCCCGACGGCACCCGCCTGGTGGACACCCCCGGATTCCCCGAGGAGTACAAGCCCGAGGCCCAGGCCTTCACCGAGATCCTCGACCTCTACCGCGAGGCCGGCAGCACCCTGACCTGGACCTTCCTCTCCCCCGCCCCGGAGTTCACCGACAAGCCGCGCACCGGCACCTACACCGAGGGCACCGACCAGCCCGCGGGCAGTGAGATCTCCGTGGCCGACTTCGCCGTCGCCCTGGTGGACGAGGCCGAGAAGGACGCACACCGCGGCCACCGCTGGACCATCGCCAACGCCTGA
- a CDS encoding DUF1269 domain-containing protein — protein sequence MTEYIAAIVYPEKSKTYEAFSKISAGSERLGVVSAVLVECDADGRLTIPEGEDGHAGLGLGTGSLIGVLVGALGGPIGMLLGLGVGAATGAAVDVSRAEVGDLAVSTFANLMTPGSNAIIAQTDEDGSTAPLDAAVAELGGSIVRRPLDEVLAELEAQNAAAEEAAEAARRAMREEKRQERKENRERRIEALREKFSRH from the coding sequence ATGACTGAGTACATCGCCGCCATCGTCTATCCGGAGAAGTCCAAGACCTACGAGGCCTTCAGCAAGATCAGTGCCGGTTCCGAGCGTCTGGGAGTTGTCAGCGCCGTCCTGGTCGAGTGCGACGCCGATGGTCGGCTGACGATCCCCGAGGGGGAGGACGGTCACGCCGGTCTGGGACTGGGGACCGGCTCGCTCATCGGTGTTCTTGTCGGGGCCCTGGGAGGTCCGATCGGGATGCTGCTGGGGCTGGGAGTCGGTGCGGCCACCGGCGCTGCGGTTGACGTCTCTCGGGCGGAGGTCGGGGATCTCGCCGTGAGCACTTTCGCCAACCTGATGACGCCGGGATCCAACGCCATCATCGCCCAGACCGATGAGGACGGCAGCACCGCTCCCCTGGACGCGGCCGTGGCTGAGCTCGGGGGCTCGATCGTGCGTCGTCCCCTCGATGAGGTCCTTGCTGAGCTCGAGGCGCAGAACGCTGCCGCCGAGGAGGCCGCTGAGGCGGCGCGTCGGGCGATGCGTGAGGAGAAGCGTCAGGAGCGCAAGGAGAACCGGGAGCGCCGTATCGAGGCGCTTCGCGAGAAGTTCAGCCGCCACTGA
- the thiD gene encoding bifunctional hydroxymethylpyrimidine kinase/phosphomethylpyrimidine kinase: MTAAPPPIALTIAGSEASGGAGAQTDLKTFHTLGVYGCTALTCIVSMDPKDGWNHRFVPVDPGVIADQIETCAAVHSRIDAVKIGMLGTAPTIDVVEQALETYDFPTVVLDPVLICKGQEFGGALEVDNALRTKILPRATMTTPNLFEAATLAGMEEITSVEQLKDAAKRIHDQGVPNVLAKAGPSLGTGTALDVFYDGTTLEVLEVEAVGTERVHGAGCTLAAAVTAELAKGASPLEAAVTAKEVVSSSIRHGLRGNMPFLYVYQGEYRQD; encoded by the coding sequence ATGACAGCAGCACCCCCTCCCATCGCCCTGACCATCGCCGGCTCCGAGGCCTCGGGCGGCGCCGGCGCCCAGACCGACCTCAAGACCTTCCACACCCTCGGCGTCTACGGTTGCACGGCCCTGACCTGCATCGTGTCCATGGACCCCAAGGACGGGTGGAACCACCGCTTCGTCCCCGTGGACCCCGGCGTCATCGCCGACCAGATCGAGACCTGCGCCGCCGTCCACTCGCGCATCGACGCCGTCAAGATCGGAATGCTGGGGACGGCACCCACCATCGACGTCGTTGAGCAGGCCCTGGAGACCTACGACTTCCCCACCGTGGTGCTCGACCCGGTCCTCATCTGCAAGGGCCAGGAGTTCGGGGGCGCCCTCGAGGTGGACAACGCCCTGCGCACCAAGATCCTGCCGCGGGCCACGATGACCACCCCGAACCTCTTCGAGGCCGCCACGCTGGCGGGCATGGAGGAGATCACCTCCGTCGAGCAGCTTAAGGACGCCGCCAAGCGCATCCACGACCAGGGCGTCCCCAATGTCCTGGCCAAGGCCGGCCCATCGCTGGGCACCGGCACCGCGCTGGACGTCTTCTACGACGGCACCACCCTGGAGGTCCTCGAGGTTGAGGCCGTCGGCACCGAGCGCGTCCACGGCGCCGGCTGCACCCTGGCCGCCGCGGTGACCGCCGAGCTCGCCAAGGGTGCCTCCCCGCTTGAGGCCGCCGTCACCGCCAAGGAGGTCGTCTCCTCCTCCATCCGGCACGGCCTGCGCGGCAACATGCCCTTCCTCTACGTCTACCAGGGCGAGTACCGGCAGGACTGA
- a CDS encoding PadR family transcriptional regulator → MDSSASRLLRGFLEPCLLSLLAEHADYGLSLAQRLAAAGLDEVPGGTLYPALMRLEKRGLVAVSWRPSTSGPARKYYELTDAGHTELAARRTEWRTFSTAVGALIEGRRVRTEAPS, encoded by the coding sequence ATGGACTCATCAGCGTCGCGCCTCCTGCGCGGATTCCTGGAACCCTGTCTGCTCTCACTGCTGGCCGAGCACGCCGACTACGGGCTGTCCCTGGCGCAGCGGCTCGCCGCCGCCGGATTGGACGAGGTACCCGGCGGCACGCTCTACCCGGCTCTCATGCGCCTGGAGAAGCGCGGCCTCGTCGCGGTCTCCTGGCGCCCCTCCACCTCCGGGCCCGCCCGCAAGTACTACGAGCTGACAGACGCCGGACACACTGAGCTCGCCGCACGACGGACCGAATGGCGCACCTTCTCCACGGCGGTCGGCGCTCTCATTGAGGGCCGCAGGGTACGCACGGAGGCCCCCTCATGA
- a CDS encoding ATP-binding cassette domain-containing protein has translation MSRPEEARDPAQNTTAEWYRSFTVELASRGLPSSEVERTAASTQAEAEAAGVPPGDLYGPAVLYAREVASALRDYQAAAPTPAPHSSSPHATADLGTTDFATTSAKTSPATPVVLRLTDVSARRGRRTVLSGINLTIHRGEVVAVVGANGAGKSTLLQLCAGLLRASGGRIERTPNFGYAPQLDSLAPLLTVDEHLRLFGAARGMRQGRSISTGRRLLTRLGWTARGDQTAGTLSGGTQQKLNVALAQLDAPDLLLLDEPYQGMDALAYEDLWALIAAWRTSGAGVLLVTHLLRDVDLVDRVVELPAPQEDASRTVLRMPRRVQRKESA, from the coding sequence ATGAGCCGGCCCGAGGAAGCCAGGGACCCAGCACAGAACACAACGGCCGAGTGGTACCGAAGCTTCACGGTAGAGCTTGCCTCCCGCGGTCTGCCGTCCTCCGAGGTCGAGCGCACGGCTGCCTCAACCCAGGCGGAGGCCGAGGCGGCCGGGGTTCCGCCCGGCGACCTGTACGGTCCGGCAGTCCTCTACGCCCGCGAGGTCGCCTCTGCGCTGCGGGACTACCAGGCGGCAGCACCCACCCCGGCCCCACACAGCTCGTCACCCCACGCCACTGCTGACCTCGGCACCACCGACTTCGCCACCACATCTGCCAAGACTTCGCCCGCAACCCCCGTGGTCCTGCGCCTGACGGACGTCTCCGCGCGCCGCGGCAGGCGCACGGTCCTGTCCGGAATCAACCTCACCATCCACCGGGGCGAGGTCGTCGCCGTCGTCGGGGCCAACGGCGCCGGCAAGTCGACTCTGCTTCAGCTTTGCGCGGGCCTGCTGCGCGCAAGCGGTGGGCGCATCGAGAGGACGCCGAACTTCGGCTACGCGCCTCAGCTCGACTCCTTGGCACCGCTGCTGACGGTGGACGAGCACCTCCGGCTCTTCGGGGCGGCGCGCGGCATGCGGCAAGGCCGCTCCATCTCGACCGGCCGCCGTCTCCTGACCCGCCTGGGCTGGACCGCCCGCGGAGACCAGACCGCCGGGACGCTCTCGGGCGGGACCCAGCAGAAGCTCAACGTCGCTCTCGCCCAGCTCGACGCGCCCGACCTGCTCCTGCTGGATGAGCCCTACCAGGGCATGGACGCCCTGGCCTACGAGGATCTGTGGGCCCTCATCGCGGCCTGGCGCACCTCGGGCGCGGGCGTCCTGCTGGTCACCCACCTGCTGCGCGACGTCGACCTGGTCGACCGCGTCGTCGAGCTGCCGGCCCCGCAGGAGGACGCAAGCCGGACTGTCCTCCGAATGCCCCGGCGGGTACAGCGAAAGGAGTCCGCATGA
- the dnaB gene encoding replicative DNA helicase yields MDNGMGAQAGSGGADGGSVRTDSSAFDRLPPQDLEAEMATLGGMLLSKEAITDVIDVLRGPEFYRSAHESIFDAIVEVYNRSEPADPLIVADELSKRGELERIGGAPYLATLMATVPTAANAGYYARIVKDKALMRGLVQAGTRITQLGYSTDAGDIAELVTLAEAEVYSVAHHEGEKEDYVAVSELLGEANLEIEAAQNRDNGALTGVPTGFIELDELTGGLHPGQMIIVAARPAMGKSTLAVDFCRSASIHHGITSCYFSLEMGRMELMMRILAAESSVDMNKLRGSRQMEDRDWTDVAVAYNPVSNAPLFIDDSPNLTMPEIRSKALRMKQQHNLGLMVIDYLQLMSSGKRVESRQQEVSEFSRSLKLLAKELEIPVIAVAQLNRGPEQRTGNKPQMSDLRESGSLEQDADIIVLLHRPEYYNNEERPGEADIIVAKHRNGQTRTIPVAFQGHVSRFANMARDVTPEPAYE; encoded by the coding sequence ATGGACAACGGCATGGGCGCTCAGGCCGGCTCGGGCGGCGCCGACGGCGGAAGCGTCCGTACCGACAGCTCCGCCTTCGACCGTCTCCCGCCCCAGGACCTTGAGGCCGAGATGGCCACGCTCGGCGGCATGCTCCTGAGCAAGGAGGCCATCACCGACGTCATCGACGTCCTGCGTGGCCCGGAGTTCTACCGCTCGGCCCACGAGTCGATCTTTGACGCGATCGTCGAGGTCTACAACCGCTCCGAGCCCGCCGACCCGCTCATCGTCGCCGACGAGCTCTCCAAGCGCGGCGAGCTCGAGCGCATTGGTGGCGCCCCCTACCTGGCCACCCTCATGGCCACCGTCCCCACCGCCGCCAACGCCGGCTACTACGCCCGCATCGTCAAGGACAAGGCGCTCATGCGCGGCCTGGTCCAGGCCGGCACCCGCATCACCCAGCTCGGATACTCCACCGACGCCGGCGACATTGCCGAGCTTGTCACGCTGGCCGAGGCTGAGGTCTACTCGGTGGCCCACCACGAGGGGGAGAAGGAGGACTACGTCGCCGTCTCCGAGCTCCTGGGCGAGGCCAACCTGGAGATCGAGGCCGCCCAGAACCGCGACAACGGGGCGCTGACCGGGGTGCCGACCGGCTTCATCGAGCTCGACGAGCTCACCGGCGGGCTCCACCCCGGCCAGATGATCATTGTGGCGGCGCGCCCCGCCATGGGGAAGTCCACGCTCGCCGTGGACTTCTGCCGCTCGGCCTCGATCCACCACGGGATCACCAGCTGCTACTTCTCCCTGGAGATGGGGCGCATGGAGCTCATGATGCGCATCCTGGCCGCCGAGTCCAGCGTGGACATGAACAAGCTGCGCGGCTCGCGCCAGATGGAGGACCGGGACTGGACCGACGTCGCCGTGGCCTACAACCCCGTCTCCAACGCGCCGCTGTTCATCGACGACTCGCCGAACCTCACGATGCCGGAGATTCGCTCCAAGGCGCTGCGCATGAAGCAGCAGCACAACCTGGGGCTCATGGTCATCGACTACCTCCAGCTCATGAGCTCGGGCAAGCGCGTCGAGTCGCGCCAGCAGGAGGTCTCCGAGTTCTCCCGCTCCCTCAAGCTGCTGGCCAAGGAGTTGGAGATCCCGGTGATCGCCGTCGCCCAGCTCAACCGCGGTCCCGAGCAGCGCACCGGCAACAAGCCCCAGATGAGCGACCTGCGCGAGTCCGGGTCGCTGGAGCAGGACGCGGACATCATCGTCCTGCTGCATCGCCCGGAGTACTACAACAACGAGGAGCGCCCCGGCGAGGCCGACATCATCGTGGCCAAGCACCGTAACGGGCAGACCCGCACCATCCCCGTGGCCTTCCAGGGGCACGTCTCGCGCTTCGCCAACATGGCGCGCGACGTCACCCCCGAGCCCGCCTACGAGTAA